The proteins below are encoded in one region of Thermococcus peptonophilus:
- a CDS encoding acetate--CoA ligase family protein has protein sequence MAEKIVEELKPFFEPKAVAIIGATDKKGKVGNVIFENFRMNKERGIFKGKIYPVNPKLDEIEGYKVYHDVKELPDDTDLAVIAIPAKFVPATMRDIAEKGIKAVIIITGGFGELGEEGKRMEQEILEIARANGIRVIGPNCVGVYVPDTGVDTVFLPEEKMDRPKSGPIAFVSQSGAFAAAMLDWAAGEDVGIGKMVSYGNKIDVDDADLMEYFIHDDEIKVVTFYIEGVKDGRKFMDAARKITKVKPVIALKSGRTEYGAKAASSHTGSLAGADTIYDAVFKQTGIIRAEDFEHMFDLAKAFAALGHKLPKGDRIGIITDGGGAGVMASDAVARFGLKMAELSDETIKFLKENFPPHAVAGNPTDVVGDTDAERYRIAIEAFTKDPNVDAIVIIVLFQVPLLEEEKIIEILADYQKKSDKPIVAVAMGGRKTDRYARMLEERGVPVYPTPERGVRAMAGLVRYAEYLRKVKGE, from the coding sequence TTTTTGAGAACTTCAGAATGAACAAGGAGCGTGGAATTTTCAAGGGCAAGATCTACCCCGTTAACCCCAAGCTCGACGAGATAGAGGGCTATAAGGTTTATCACGACGTTAAAGAGCTCCCCGATGACACTGATCTGGCCGTTATTGCGATTCCAGCCAAGTTCGTTCCAGCAACAATGAGGGATATAGCTGAGAAGGGCATCAAGGCCGTCATAATCATCACCGGGGGCTTCGGTGAGCTCGGCGAGGAAGGCAAGAGAATGGAGCAGGAGATACTTGAGATAGCGAGGGCAAACGGAATAAGGGTCATCGGCCCCAACTGTGTCGGCGTTTACGTTCCAGACACGGGTGTTGATACCGTCTTCCTGCCCGAGGAGAAGATGGACAGGCCAAAGAGCGGACCAATAGCCTTCGTCAGCCAGAGCGGAGCCTTTGCTGCTGCTATGCTCGACTGGGCGGCCGGCGAGGATGTTGGCATCGGAAAGATGGTCAGCTACGGCAACAAGATAGACGTTGACGACGCCGATCTAATGGAGTACTTCATCCACGACGACGAGATAAAGGTTGTGACATTCTACATCGAGGGTGTCAAGGACGGAAGGAAGTTCATGGATGCAGCCAGAAAGATAACCAAAGTTAAGCCTGTCATAGCCCTGAAAAGTGGGAGAACGGAGTACGGTGCTAAAGCCGCTTCTTCACACACTGGCTCGCTCGCTGGAGCTGACACCATCTACGACGCCGTCTTCAAGCAGACGGGCATAATCCGTGCTGAGGACTTTGAGCACATGTTCGACTTAGCTAAGGCCTTCGCAGCCCTTGGCCACAAGCTCCCGAAGGGCGACAGGATAGGCATAATCACCGACGGCGGTGGAGCGGGCGTTATGGCGAGCGATGCCGTAGCAAGGTTCGGCCTCAAAATGGCCGAGCTGAGTGACGAAACCATAAAGTTCCTCAAGGAGAACTTTCCGCCGCACGCGGTAGCTGGGAACCCGACCGATGTCGTCGGCGACACTGATGCCGAGAGGTACAGGATAGCTATCGAGGCCTTCACGAAGGACCCGAACGTCGATGCCATAGTCATCATCGTCCTCTTCCAGGTTCCGCTCCTCGAAGAGGAGAAGATCATCGAGATACTCGCCGACTACCAGAAGAAAAGCGACAAGCCGATAGTTGCCGTTGCAATGGGCGGAAGGAAGACTGACCGCTACGCGAGGATGCTTGAGGAGAGGGGCGTCCCCGTTTACCCGACCCCTGAGAGGGGAGTCCGTGCCATGGCAGGCCTCGTGAGGTATGCGGAATACCTCCGCAAGGTTAAGGGGGAATGA
- a CDS encoding acetate--CoA ligase family protein, which translates to MSAREEALKVIESVLKSGRTALVEYEAKQVLKAYGLPVPNEKLAKTLDEALEYAEEIGYPVAMKLMSPQILHKSDAKVVMLNIKSPEELKQKWEEIHENARKYRPDAEILGVLIAPMLRPGREIIIGVTEDPQFGHAIMFGLGGIFVEVLKDVTFRIIPITEKDARKMITEIKGYPILAGARGEEPADIDAIVDMLLKVSQLVDELRDYIKEMDLNPVFVYEKGKGAVVVDARIIAKAPEEKKE; encoded by the coding sequence ATGAGCGCCAGAGAAGAGGCCCTTAAGGTTATTGAGAGTGTTTTGAAGTCCGGAAGGACTGCGCTCGTTGAGTACGAGGCCAAGCAGGTCTTGAAGGCCTACGGCCTGCCCGTCCCAAACGAAAAGCTTGCCAAGACCCTTGATGAAGCACTGGAGTACGCCGAAGAGATTGGATATCCGGTTGCTATGAAGCTCATGTCGCCTCAGATACTCCACAAGAGCGACGCCAAGGTCGTCATGCTCAATATAAAGTCCCCCGAGGAGCTGAAGCAGAAGTGGGAGGAGATTCACGAGAACGCGAGGAAGTACCGCCCCGATGCCGAGATTCTCGGCGTCCTCATAGCGCCGATGCTCAGGCCTGGAAGGGAAATCATCATCGGTGTCACTGAAGACCCGCAGTTCGGCCACGCGATAATGTTCGGTCTCGGCGGCATCTTCGTCGAGGTGCTCAAGGACGTGACCTTCAGGATAATCCCGATAACCGAGAAGGATGCAAGAAAGATGATAACAGAGATCAAGGGCTATCCGATTCTTGCTGGAGCGCGAGGTGAGGAGCCTGCTGACATAGACGCCATCGTGGACATGCTCCTTAAAGTATCTCAGCTCGTTGACGAGCTCAGGGACTACATCAAGGAGATGGACCTCAATCCGGTTTTCGTCTACGAGAAGGGCAAGGGAGCCGTTGTCGTTGATGCCAGGATAATAGCGAAGGCTCCAGAGGAGAAAAAGGAGTGA